Proteins encoded within one genomic window of Saccharopolyspora pogona:
- the mraY gene encoding phospho-N-acetylmuramoyl-pentapeptide-transferase, whose protein sequence is MKPILVAAAVSLVVSILFTPYLIRVFSRQGFGQEIREEVQSQHAAKRGTPTMGGVAILVAMWVGYLVSHLMGGDPMTASGLLVLGLTTALGIVGFLDDFIKIRKQRNLGLNKTAKLVGQLIASVLFAILAIQFANKHGVTPASVELSFLRDISVISFGVIGFVIFAYVAISGWSNAVNFTDGMDGLAGGTAAMVLATYVLISFWQLRNDCFGEAGPTAGCYTVRDPLDIAVVAAAAMAACVGFLWWNAAPAKIFMGDTGSLALGGLLAGLSMVTRTELLMIVIGGVFVVEALSVVLQIVVFRSTRRRLFRMAPFHHHFELAGWAETTVIIRFWVLAGISCMFGVGLFYADWLALANP, encoded by the coding sequence GTGAAACCAATCCTGGTGGCGGCCGCCGTGTCGCTCGTTGTTTCGATCCTCTTCACCCCGTACCTGATCCGGGTGTTCTCCAGGCAGGGCTTCGGCCAGGAGATCCGGGAAGAGGTGCAGAGCCAGCACGCCGCCAAGCGCGGCACCCCGACCATGGGTGGCGTGGCGATCCTGGTGGCCATGTGGGTCGGCTACCTGGTGAGCCACCTGATGGGCGGCGACCCGATGACCGCGTCCGGATTGCTGGTGCTCGGCCTGACCACGGCCCTGGGCATCGTCGGGTTCCTGGACGACTTCATCAAGATCCGCAAGCAGCGCAACCTCGGGTTGAACAAGACGGCGAAGCTGGTCGGCCAGCTGATCGCCTCGGTGCTGTTCGCGATCCTGGCGATCCAGTTCGCCAACAAGCACGGCGTCACACCCGCGTCGGTGGAACTGTCGTTCCTGCGCGACATCTCGGTGATCTCCTTCGGCGTGATCGGGTTCGTGATCTTCGCCTACGTGGCGATCAGCGGCTGGTCGAACGCGGTCAACTTCACCGACGGCATGGACGGCCTGGCGGGCGGCACCGCGGCGATGGTGCTGGCGACCTACGTGCTGATCTCGTTCTGGCAGCTGCGCAACGACTGCTTCGGGGAGGCCGGCCCGACGGCGGGCTGCTACACGGTGCGGGACCCGCTGGACATCGCGGTGGTCGCCGCGGCGGCGATGGCGGCCTGCGTCGGCTTCCTGTGGTGGAACGCGGCGCCCGCGAAGATCTTCATGGGCGACACCGGTTCGCTGGCGCTGGGCGGCCTGCTGGCCGGGCTTTCGATGGTCACCCGCACCGAGCTGCTGATGATCGTCATCGGCGGCGTGTTCGTGGTCGAGGCGCTGTCGGTGGTGCTGCAGATCGTGGTGTTCCGCTCCACCAGGCGGCGGCTGTTCCGGATGGCGCCGTTCCACCACCACTTCGAGCTCGCCGGGTGGGCGGAAACCACGGTGATCATCCGGTTCTGGGTGCTGGCCGGGATCAGCTGCATGTTCGGCGTGGGCCTGTTCTACGCGGACTGGCTGGCGCTGGCCAATCCCTGA
- the murD gene encoding UDP-N-acetylmuramoyl-L-alanine--D-glutamate ligase: MAGRFEGRNVLVAGAGVSGRSAAEALLAVGAAVTVTDAAADRLAALASLQAQGAELVAGLSEPPAGTDLVVTSPGWRPDSPLLAASVAAGVEVIGEVELAWRLDQEKATPATMPMGRRAAPATWLAVTGTNGKTTTVSMLESILRAAGVDVVACGNVGLPVVDAVRAGHEVLAVELSSFQLHWSDSVAAFAAVVLNLAADHLDWHGSLVAYGDAKAKVYSGNSVAVANADDAWSTRLSAAAAADARRVSFTLGAPREGQLGVEDASLVDRAFGDGVVLASLADVHPAGPHNVANALAAAALARAHGVAPAAVAEGLRAFEPGAHRSVPVAEAAGVSYVDDSKATNPHAADAALHAHPRVVWIAGGLLKGAEVDDLVAANADRLAAVVLIGRDRDRFAAALARHAPDVPVREVAAGDDAGMLEAVRAANGFARPGSVVLLAPAAASMDMFTDYAHRGRAFADAVRAVLADATAATHGG, encoded by the coding sequence GTGGCAGGGCGGTTCGAGGGGCGGAATGTGCTGGTGGCCGGCGCCGGGGTGTCCGGCCGCTCGGCCGCCGAGGCGCTGCTTGCGGTGGGTGCGGCGGTCACCGTCACCGACGCCGCCGCCGACCGGCTGGCCGCGCTGGCGTCGCTGCAGGCGCAGGGCGCGGAGCTGGTCGCCGGGCTGAGCGAGCCGCCGGCGGGCACCGACCTGGTCGTCACCAGCCCCGGCTGGCGGCCGGACTCGCCGCTGCTGGCGGCGTCGGTCGCGGCCGGGGTCGAGGTGATCGGCGAGGTCGAGCTCGCCTGGCGGCTGGACCAGGAGAAGGCGACGCCCGCCACGATGCCGATGGGCCGGCGAGCAGCGCCGGCTACCTGGCTGGCGGTCACCGGCACCAACGGCAAGACGACCACGGTCAGCATGCTGGAGTCGATCCTGCGCGCCGCCGGGGTCGACGTGGTGGCCTGCGGCAACGTCGGGCTTCCGGTGGTCGACGCGGTCCGCGCCGGGCACGAGGTGCTCGCCGTGGAGCTGTCCAGCTTCCAGCTCCACTGGTCGGACTCCGTGGCGGCGTTCGCCGCCGTCGTCCTCAACCTCGCCGCGGACCACCTGGACTGGCACGGCTCCCTCGTCGCCTACGGCGACGCCAAGGCGAAGGTCTACTCCGGCAACTCCGTTGCCGTCGCCAACGCCGACGACGCGTGGTCGACCCGGCTGTCCGCCGCTGCCGCGGCGGACGCCAGGAGGGTCTCCTTCACGCTGGGCGCTCCGCGGGAGGGCCAGCTCGGCGTCGAGGACGCCTCGCTGGTGGATCGCGCCTTCGGCGACGGTGTGGTGCTCGCATCGCTCGCGGACGTGCATCCGGCGGGCCCGCACAACGTGGCGAACGCGCTGGCCGCGGCGGCGTTGGCGCGGGCCCACGGCGTCGCGCCGGCGGCGGTGGCCGAGGGGCTGCGGGCGTTCGAGCCGGGGGCGCACCGGTCGGTGCCGGTGGCCGAGGCCGCCGGTGTGTCCTATGTGGACGATTCGAAGGCGACGAACCCGCACGCGGCGGACGCGGCGCTGCACGCGCACCCGAGAGTGGTGTGGATCGCGGGCGGCCTGCTCAAGGGCGCCGAGGTCGACGACCTCGTCGCGGCCAACGCCGATCGGCTGGCGGCAGTGGTGCTGATCGGCCGCGATCGGGACCGGTTCGCGGCCGCTCTGGCCCGACACGCCCCGGATGTGCCGGTCCGCGAGGTCGCGGCAGGGGACGATGCGGGCATGCTGGAAGCTGTTCGCGCGGCCAACGGGTTCGCGCGGCCCGGTTCGGTGGTGCTGCTCGCCCCGGCCGCCGCGTCGATGGACATGTTCACCGATTACGCCCACCGGGGCCGGGCCTTCGCCGACGCGGTGCGCGCGGTGCTGGCGGACGCTACGGCTGCCACGCACGGCGGGTGA
- the ftsW gene encoding putative lipid II flippase FtsW, with amino-acid sequence MTTATKPAPKRAARKRAGLGVLSPLTAWLTRPLASFHLLLAVFGLLTIFGLVMVLSASSVDAFNKDGSSYSVFSKQVMYCLAGLGVFYTALRIPVRLMRRYSLILLTICLGLLVAVLTPLGANINGAKSWFVVAGVSFQPVEFAKIAFAMWGAHVLVTKRGLMTQYRHLLVPVVPAALLMFALVMMQPDLGSTITLFIVLLALLWFAGAPLRLFVVMLLGAVTGGVALAMVADYRMARLTAFLDPLGDPSGSGYQARQSLFALADGGLFGRGLGQGWSKWQYLPNVHNDFIFAVIGEELGFVGCAIVLMLFATTAYVGMRIAFRNTDPYIRLVSATLTVWLVGQAIINVGYVVGLLPTTGLPLPLISSGGSSVVTTMLVFGLLANFARHEPEAIAALRSLGPGRVGKLLRLPTPAPYRPPAKRRPARPTPRSRPGAKSSGAAATRRGGGSTRARGTRSGPGSRAQTRGGHR; translated from the coding sequence GTGACCACCGCGACCAAGCCCGCGCCCAAGCGCGCTGCGAGGAAGCGAGCGGGCTTGGGCGTGCTGTCGCCGCTGACCGCCTGGCTGACCCGGCCGCTGGCCTCGTTCCACCTGCTGCTGGCGGTCTTCGGCCTGCTGACGATCTTCGGCCTGGTGATGGTGCTCTCGGCCTCCAGCGTCGACGCGTTCAACAAGGACGGCTCGTCCTACAGCGTGTTCAGCAAGCAGGTGATGTACTGCCTGGCCGGGCTGGGGGTGTTCTACACCGCGCTGCGGATACCGGTCCGGCTGATGCGCCGGTACAGCCTGATCCTGCTGACTATCTGCCTGGGGCTGCTGGTGGCGGTGCTGACCCCGCTCGGCGCCAACATCAACGGGGCGAAGAGCTGGTTCGTGGTCGCCGGAGTGTCCTTCCAGCCGGTGGAGTTCGCCAAGATCGCCTTCGCGATGTGGGGCGCGCACGTGCTGGTCACCAAGCGCGGCCTGATGACGCAGTACCGGCACCTGCTGGTGCCGGTGGTGCCGGCGGCGCTGCTGATGTTCGCGCTGGTGATGATGCAGCCGGACCTGGGCTCGACGATCACGCTGTTCATCGTGCTGCTGGCGCTGCTGTGGTTCGCGGGCGCGCCGCTGCGGTTGTTCGTGGTGATGCTGCTGGGCGCGGTGACCGGCGGCGTGGCGCTGGCCATGGTCGCCGACTACCGGATGGCGCGGTTGACCGCGTTCCTGGATCCGCTCGGTGACCCGTCCGGCTCCGGCTACCAGGCGCGGCAGTCGTTGTTCGCGCTGGCCGACGGCGGGCTGTTCGGCCGCGGGCTGGGGCAGGGCTGGTCGAAGTGGCAGTACCTGCCCAACGTGCACAACGACTTCATCTTCGCGGTGATCGGCGAGGAGCTCGGGTTCGTCGGCTGCGCGATCGTGCTGATGCTCTTCGCCACCACCGCGTACGTGGGCATGCGCATCGCGTTCCGCAACACCGACCCGTATATCCGGCTGGTGTCGGCGACGTTGACCGTGTGGCTGGTGGGGCAGGCGATCATCAACGTCGGCTACGTCGTGGGCCTGCTGCCCACCACCGGGCTGCCGCTGCCGCTGATCTCCTCCGGAGGATCGTCGGTGGTCACTACGATGCTGGTGTTCGGCCTGCTGGCGAACTTCGCCCGGCACGAGCCCGAGGCGATCGCCGCGCTACGGTCTTTGGGACCAGGTCGGGTCGGCAAGCTGCTGCGGCTGCCGACCCCGGCGCCGTACCGGCCACCGGCCAAGCGGCGTCCGGCACGACCGACCCCACGAAGCCGGCCCGGCGCGAAGAGCTCCGGGGCGGCGGCAACTCGCCGGGGAGGCGGGAGCACGCGGGCGCGTGGTACGCGCAGCGGGCCCGGATCCCGGGCGCAGACACGAGGAGGACACCGTTGA
- the murG gene encoding undecaprenyldiphospho-muramoylpentapeptide beta-N-acetylglucosaminyltransferase — MADPRGAAVSRRPLSVVVAGGGTAGHIEPALALADAVRRLRPDARVTALGTERGLENRLVPARGYPLELIPPVPMPRKPNIDLLKLPLKVRNSVKQTREVLERVGADVVIGFGGYVSLPAYLAARGRVPIVVHEANARAGLANKVGAKFAERVLAATPDSGLAGAQTIGIPLRESITRLDRLRLRMQARQHFGLHPHAPTILVFGGSQGARTLNTAFSGAAEALGRAGIGVLHAHGPKNTIAVQQVPGAPEYTAVPYLERMDLAYAAADLVVCRSGAMTVAEVSAVGLPAVFVPLPHGNGEQALNAQPVVSAGGARLVADADLTTQRVIDEVLPLALDAQRLQEMSRATLGTGHREADQVLAQIVLEVAGR, encoded by the coding sequence ATGGCCGACCCTCGGGGTGCCGCCGTGAGCCGGCGGCCGCTGTCGGTGGTCGTCGCCGGGGGCGGCACCGCCGGGCACATCGAGCCCGCGCTGGCGCTTGCCGACGCGGTGCGCCGACTGCGGCCGGACGCCCGGGTGACCGCGCTGGGCACCGAGCGGGGCTTGGAGAACCGGCTGGTGCCGGCCCGCGGCTATCCGCTGGAGCTCATCCCGCCGGTGCCGATGCCACGCAAGCCCAACATCGACCTGCTGAAGCTGCCGCTGAAGGTGCGGAATTCGGTGAAGCAGACCCGCGAGGTGCTGGAACGTGTCGGCGCGGACGTGGTGATCGGCTTCGGCGGCTACGTCTCGCTGCCCGCCTACCTCGCCGCGCGCGGCCGCGTGCCGATCGTGGTGCACGAAGCGAACGCGCGCGCCGGGCTGGCGAACAAGGTCGGCGCGAAGTTCGCGGAACGCGTGCTGGCGGCGACCCCGGACAGCGGACTGGCCGGGGCGCAGACCATCGGCATCCCGCTGCGCGAGTCGATCACCCGGCTGGACCGCCTGCGCCTGCGGATGCAGGCCCGCCAGCACTTCGGGCTGCACCCGCACGCCCCGACGATCCTGGTGTTCGGCGGTTCGCAGGGCGCCCGCACCCTGAACACCGCGTTCTCCGGCGCGGCGGAAGCGCTGGGGCGCGCCGGGATCGGCGTGCTGCACGCGCACGGGCCGAAGAACACCATTGCGGTGCAACAGGTTCCGGGCGCACCGGAGTACACGGCCGTGCCGTACCTGGAGCGGATGGACCTGGCTTACGCGGCGGCGGACCTGGTGGTGTGCCGGTCCGGCGCGATGACCGTCGCCGAGGTCTCGGCCGTCGGGCTGCCCGCGGTGTTCGTGCCGCTGCCGCACGGCAACGGCGAGCAGGCGCTCAACGCGCAGCCGGTGGTCTCCGCCGGTGGCGCGCGGCTGGTGGCGGACGCGGACCTGACCACGCAGCGGGTCATCGACGAGGTGCTGCCGCTGGCGCTGGACGCCCAGCGGTTGCAGGAGATGAGCCGGGCGACGCTGGGCACTGGCCACCGCGAGGCGGACCAGGTGCTGGCGCAGATCGTGCTGGAGGTTGCCGGACGATGA
- the murC gene encoding UDP-N-acetylmuramate--L-alanine ligase — MTGPSTSDFDAVLARVHLVGIGGAGMSGIARILLARGQQVSGSDARDSRTVLALRAQGAHIGIGHQAENLDQFDADPTAVVVSTAIKPDNAELVEAQRRGITVLRRAEALAALMAGHQVACVAGTHGKTSTTSMLTVALQHCRFDPSFAIGGDLNESGANAHHGDGSIFVAEADESDGSFLVFAPSVAVVTNVEPDHLDHHGTAEAYVAVFDEFVRRIEPDGVLIACADDLGAAELADRAEKSGVRVRRYGKSVTGDADARLVGYRPEHGSGVATVQLGGKTIDVQVSVPGEHMAGNAVAALLAGLELGAPLDGLLEGLAAFGGVRRRFEFKGRADGVRVYDDYAHHPTEVEAQLRAARPVVGDGRLIVVFQPHLFSRTAVFASEFATALGLADEVVVLDVYGAREDPQPGVTGELIAGEVPLPSGKVHYEPSFTAAAPLVAGLARPGDLVLTMGAGDVTMLGPEILREIDCDTAEEQG, encoded by the coding sequence ATGACCGGACCGTCTACTTCGGACTTCGACGCCGTGCTGGCGCGGGTGCACCTGGTCGGCATCGGCGGGGCCGGGATGAGCGGCATCGCCCGCATCCTGCTCGCCCGCGGCCAGCAGGTGTCCGGCTCGGACGCCCGCGACTCGCGCACCGTCCTGGCGCTGCGGGCGCAGGGCGCGCACATCGGCATCGGCCACCAGGCGGAGAACCTCGACCAGTTCGACGCGGACCCGACGGCGGTCGTGGTGTCCACGGCGATCAAGCCGGACAACGCCGAGCTGGTCGAGGCGCAGCGGCGGGGGATCACCGTGCTGCGCCGGGCCGAGGCGCTGGCCGCGCTGATGGCCGGGCACCAGGTGGCCTGCGTGGCGGGCACCCACGGCAAGACGTCCACGACGTCGATGCTGACCGTGGCGTTGCAGCACTGCCGGTTCGACCCGTCCTTCGCGATCGGCGGCGACCTCAACGAATCGGGCGCGAACGCGCACCATGGCGACGGCAGCATCTTCGTCGCGGAAGCCGACGAGAGCGACGGCTCGTTCCTGGTGTTCGCGCCGTCGGTGGCGGTGGTTACCAACGTCGAGCCGGACCACCTGGACCACCACGGCACCGCCGAGGCGTACGTCGCGGTGTTCGACGAGTTCGTGCGGCGGATCGAGCCGGACGGGGTGCTGATCGCCTGCGCCGACGACCTGGGTGCTGCCGAGCTGGCGGACCGGGCGGAGAAGTCCGGCGTCCGGGTGCGGCGCTACGGGAAGTCGGTCACCGGAGACGCCGACGCGCGGCTGGTCGGCTACCGGCCCGAGCACGGTTCCGGCGTCGCGACCGTGCAACTCGGCGGCAAGACCATCGACGTGCAGGTTTCGGTGCCGGGCGAGCACATGGCCGGCAACGCCGTCGCGGCGCTGCTGGCCGGGTTGGAACTCGGCGCGCCCCTCGACGGCCTGCTCGAGGGGCTCGCCGCCTTCGGCGGGGTCCGGCGGCGGTTCGAGTTCAAGGGCCGCGCCGACGGCGTCCGCGTCTACGACGACTACGCCCACCACCCCACCGAGGTGGAGGCGCAGCTGCGGGCGGCCCGGCCGGTGGTCGGCGACGGCCGGCTGATCGTGGTGTTCCAGCCGCACCTGTTCTCCCGCACGGCGGTGTTCGCGAGCGAGTTCGCGACGGCGCTGGGCCTGGCCGACGAGGTCGTCGTGCTGGACGTCTACGGCGCGCGGGAGGACCCGCAGCCCGGCGTCACCGGCGAGCTGATCGCCGGCGAAGTTCCGCTGCCGAGCGGAAAGGTGCACTACGAGCCGTCCTTCACGGCGGCCGCGCCGCTGGTCGCGGGCCTGGCCCGGCCCGGCGACCTGGTGCTGACGATGGGGGCCGGGGACGTGACCATGCTCGGCCCGGAGATCCTCCGCGAGATCGACTGCGACACCGCGGAGGAGCAGGGGTGA
- a CDS encoding cell division protein FtsQ/DivIB: MTPTRRPATERPGLRSTRGRPVRGGATAPPKWRRWALPAVLAAVTVVALLLYFTPLLGVRTVQVAGNATLGQEQVVQAAGIEPGTPMLQVDVDEIRSRLQALPEIAAAQVSLSWPSTVQVEVTERVPVAFMVARNGIQLVDAGGVPFEVVPERPADLPELQVQAASQDDAATKAAMTVLMTLSQPVRAEVTAVIAARPNEVRLLLTGDREVDWGSLEETSRKAAILPPLLTRPGKVYDVTTPALPTVA; encoded by the coding sequence GTGACCCCCACGCGCCGCCCCGCAACGGAGCGTCCCGGGCTGCGCAGCACCCGGGGCCGCCCGGTGCGGGGCGGCGCGACGGCGCCGCCGAAGTGGCGCCGCTGGGCGCTCCCGGCCGTGCTGGCCGCGGTGACCGTGGTGGCGCTCTTGCTGTACTTCACGCCCCTGCTGGGCGTCCGGACGGTGCAGGTCGCCGGCAACGCGACGCTCGGCCAGGAACAGGTGGTGCAGGCGGCGGGCATCGAGCCGGGCACGCCGATGCTGCAGGTCGACGTCGACGAGATCCGCAGCCGCCTGCAGGCCTTGCCGGAGATCGCGGCGGCGCAGGTGTCGCTGAGCTGGCCGTCGACGGTGCAGGTCGAGGTGACCGAGCGGGTGCCGGTGGCGTTCATGGTGGCCCGCAACGGGATACAGCTCGTCGACGCCGGCGGCGTGCCGTTCGAGGTGGTGCCGGAACGCCCGGCAGACCTGCCGGAGCTCCAGGTGCAGGCGGCGTCGCAGGACGACGCGGCGACCAAGGCGGCGATGACGGTCCTGATGACCCTCTCGCAGCCGGTCCGCGCGGAGGTCACGGCGGTGATCGCGGCGCGACCGAACGAGGTCCGCCTGCTGCTGACGGGCGACCGCGAGGTCGACTGGGGTTCGCTGGAGGAAACTTCCCGGAAGGCGGCGATCCTCCCACCCCTGCTCACCCGCCCGGGCAAGGTCTACGACGTGACCACCCCAGCCCTCCCAACGGTGGCCTGA
- a CDS encoding wax ester/triacylglycerol synthase domain-containing protein: MGQGWSEPSDLYFGFVLRASGEPPTLEELRRHVAQRVALVPTLIHRLDIEAGAVVWVRDEKFDINDHVNAGDLPEHGHSPAQSLLQHHATRPLWGMWLVAVPEEDRWELHYLTHHAVHDAAGAVHTLKTLLSAEEPPASTAEPHPSPSPSPSPSPSPSPLASILRTLALGPDLLTTYRPSPAWPPLADPAGQQRALAYTQLSTDIIKAVARARRATVNQVYLGAMAVALGALDRERTNSHVSRPGGLTHVVVPLDTREDGEPDGPIGNHLGLVRVPLQSGAASPVDALDAAIKSTSRKRLDRWKRFWRVVNAGQAERAGDWAHLRVAHPLRSGLAVSGLRIPGQLTWNGRPFEEAIPLPWLPPGGSCFTFLTSYQGTTTMTVLTHGGTFESARLAELWKDAVMKLDATLVHHESRTVSAAREY; the protein is encoded by the coding sequence ATGGGACAGGGGTGGTCCGAACCATCGGATCTCTATTTCGGTTTCGTTCTCCGCGCGTCAGGCGAGCCACCCACGCTCGAGGAACTTCGACGTCATGTCGCACAGCGGGTGGCCTTGGTGCCCACACTCATTCATCGCCTCGACATCGAGGCCGGTGCCGTCGTCTGGGTGCGAGACGAGAAGTTCGACATCAACGATCACGTCAACGCGGGTGACCTGCCGGAGCACGGCCACAGCCCGGCACAGTCACTGCTGCAGCACCACGCCACACGACCGCTGTGGGGAATGTGGCTCGTCGCGGTTCCAGAGGAAGACCGCTGGGAGTTGCATTACCTGACTCACCACGCTGTTCACGACGCCGCAGGGGCGGTGCACACGCTCAAGACCCTGCTGAGCGCGGAGGAGCCACCGGCGAGCACCGCGGAGCCGCACCCGAGCCCCAGCCCCAGCCCCAGCCCCAGCCCCAGCCCCAGCCCCTTGGCGAGCATTCTCCGGACGCTCGCACTAGGACCCGACCTGCTCACGACGTACCGGCCGAGTCCCGCATGGCCGCCGCTGGCCGATCCGGCAGGGCAACAACGGGCGCTGGCGTACACGCAGCTTTCGACCGACATAATTAAGGCCGTCGCGAGGGCACGCCGCGCAACCGTGAACCAGGTCTACCTGGGCGCTATGGCGGTCGCACTCGGTGCGCTGGACCGGGAGCGAACGAACTCCCACGTGTCACGTCCCGGTGGCCTCACGCACGTGGTCGTCCCGCTGGACACTCGAGAGGACGGTGAACCCGACGGGCCGATCGGTAACCATCTCGGCCTAGTTCGTGTGCCGTTGCAATCCGGCGCCGCTTCACCGGTCGACGCGCTGGACGCCGCCATCAAGTCCACCAGCAGGAAACGCCTCGACCGCTGGAAGCGGTTCTGGCGCGTCGTGAACGCGGGCCAGGCGGAGCGGGCGGGCGACTGGGCGCACCTGCGTGTCGCGCACCCGCTCCGATCGGGCCTCGCGGTCTCAGGTCTACGCATTCCAGGTCAGCTAACCTGGAACGGCCGCCCCTTCGAAGAGGCGATTCCACTGCCGTGGCTGCCACCCGGTGGCAGTTGCTTCACGTTCCTGACGTCCTATCAAGGCACAACGACGATGACAGTGCTCACACACGGCGGGACATTCGAATCCGCTCGCCTGGCCGAGCTGTGGAAGGATGCGGTGATGAAGCTGGACGCAACACTCGTGCACCACGAGTCCCGCACCGTGTCGGCGGCACGTGAATACTGA
- a CDS encoding SDR family NAD(P)-dependent oxidoreductase, with protein sequence MERGAELTGRAPIILITGGAKGLGRAFAEELGRSGAVVVITGRDQTALLAARDELRAANIVADAVVADATDKAAASAVVEHVEGTFGSLDVLVNNAGLAGPVGPTWELDEGEWWEAMEVNLRGTMVMSSAALMYMVRRQNGRIINIVSHAGVYRWPYATAYSVSKAAVIKLTENLAAETRRLGVTVLSYHPGLVDIGITLAGAEKAAASGNPWEQRIASWIEGERAAGRLTPVAQATAVLRRLTEGAADHRSGEYITFEDELEQ encoded by the coding sequence GTGGAGCGAGGCGCAGAGTTGACCGGCCGGGCACCTATCATTCTCATCACCGGTGGAGCCAAGGGACTCGGCCGCGCCTTCGCCGAGGAACTGGGGCGATCCGGAGCCGTCGTCGTCATCACGGGCCGAGACCAGACAGCGCTCTTGGCGGCACGTGACGAACTGCGCGCCGCGAACATCGTGGCGGACGCGGTGGTTGCCGACGCTACGGACAAAGCGGCCGCGTCTGCGGTTGTCGAGCACGTGGAGGGCACCTTCGGCTCACTCGACGTCCTGGTGAACAACGCGGGGCTGGCCGGACCGGTCGGCCCCACTTGGGAGCTCGACGAAGGTGAGTGGTGGGAGGCGATGGAGGTCAACCTCCGCGGCACGATGGTAATGAGCTCGGCGGCACTGATGTACATGGTGCGTAGGCAAAATGGACGCATCATTAACATCGTCAGCCACGCGGGTGTGTACCGATGGCCGTATGCCACAGCCTATTCGGTGTCGAAGGCGGCTGTGATCAAGCTAACCGAGAATCTCGCCGCCGAGACGCGGCGCCTGGGCGTCACGGTGCTCAGCTACCACCCCGGCCTCGTCGACATCGGTATCACACTGGCGGGCGCCGAGAAGGCCGCCGCGAGTGGTAACCCGTGGGAACAACGCATCGCCTCCTGGATCGAAGGCGAACGGGCAGCCGGGCGGCTAACTCCTGTCGCACAGGCCACCGCGGTGTTGCGACGGCTTACCGAGGGCGCTGCGGATCACCGCTCCGGCGAATACATCACGTTCGAGGACGAACTGGAGCAGTAG